In the Pirellulales bacterium genome, one interval contains:
- a CDS encoding SDR family oxidoreductase, giving the protein MILTGKTAIVTGAGRGIGRAIASALAQAGADVAINYLTEPEDAEQTAAAVRAAGRKALLCQADVADYKAMSAAVERAVDEWGHLDIAVSNAAYSDRHPFFNADLSGFHRTLDVTMWGAFHLLHLVTRQMIHQGRGGCFVSISSPHAVLAIPTSMAYGMAKAAIDQMCRTAAIELTEHRIRVNTIHPGWTDTPGERKFASDEAIDKAGAKLPWGRLARPEEIARGVVFLCDPASDYITGSTLAIEGAITLPWWAKEGMEMQK; this is encoded by the coding sequence ATGATCTTAACGGGAAAGACCGCCATCGTTACAGGCGCAGGCCGCGGCATCGGCCGTGCGATCGCCAGCGCTCTGGCGCAGGCCGGGGCCGACGTGGCGATCAATTATCTCACCGAACCGGAAGACGCTGAGCAAACCGCAGCCGCGGTTCGGGCTGCCGGCCGCAAGGCGCTGCTTTGCCAAGCCGACGTGGCCGATTACAAGGCGATGTCGGCCGCTGTCGAGCGGGCCGTCGACGAGTGGGGCCATCTCGATATTGCCGTCAGCAACGCCGCATATAGCGATCGGCATCCTTTTTTCAACGCCGATTTAAGTGGCTTCCACCGCACACTCGACGTGACCATGTGGGGCGCGTTTCATCTGCTGCACCTCGTAACACGGCAGATGATTCACCAAGGGCGCGGTGGATGTTTTGTGAGCATCAGCTCGCCCCACGCGGTCCTTGCCATCCCCACATCCATGGCCTACGGCATGGCCAAAGCCGCAATTGATCAAATGTGTCGCACGGCAGCCATTGAGTTGACCGAGCATCGCATCCGGGTCAACACCATTCATCCCGGCTGGACCGACACTCCCGGGGAACGAAAATTCGCCAGCGACGAAGCGATCGACAAAGCCGGAGCCAAATTGCCGTGGGGGCGGCTTGCGCGACCCGAAGAAATTGCTCGCGGCGTGGTGTTCCTCTGCGATCCCGCGAGTGACTATATCACCGGCAGCACACTCGCGATTGAAGGGGCAATTACGCTGCCCTGGTGGGCCAAAGAGGGGATGGAGATGCAGAAGTGA